A region of Lycium barbarum isolate Lr01 chromosome 3, ASM1917538v2, whole genome shotgun sequence DNA encodes the following proteins:
- the LOC132632315 gene encoding trans-resveratrol di-O-methyltransferase-like, with product MASYDNIGDEAREVLAAQAHIWNHTFNYISSMSLKCAIQLGIPDIIHSHGRPMMLSDLVNALPINKAKGQECIYRLMSILVHGGFFIQTKINDEEGYLLTPTSRLLLKDEPLSLVPFVQMQLDPIIMDSSHSLSEWFKNSDSTPFETAHGKPFFEYAGVESRFNHLFNEAMASDARLVMSVLIKNGKGVFEGLNSLVDVGGGTGTVAKAIAHAFPEIACIVFDLPHVIEGCEGSKNLSYVAGDMFKSIPSADAILLKWILHDWSDEDCIKILKKCKEAIPSKENGGRLIIIDMVLMDHNLQKGDHKSYELTQLSIDMLMMAVASGKERSQEDWAKLFSDAGFSDYKIIPILGLRSIIEVYP from the exons ATGGCATCGTATGATAATATTGGAGATGAAGCTAGAGAAGTACTGGCTGCTCAAGCACATATATGGAACCATACATTCAACTACATCAGCTCCATGTCTCTCAAATGTGCAATTCAACTTGGAATTCCAGATATcatccatagccatggccgaCCAATGATGCTCTCCGATTTGGTGAATGCCCTCCCAATCAACAAAGCCAAAGGGCAGGAATGTATTTACCGTCTCATGAGTATTCTAGTCCATGGAGGCTTCTTTATTCAAACCAAGATTAACGATGAAGAAGGTTATTTACTTACTCCGACTTCACGTCTCCTCCTTAAAGACGAGCCTTTGAGTTTGGTCCCTTTTGTGCAAATGCAATTAGATCCAATTATAATGGATTCATCGCACTCACTCAGCGAATGGTTCAAGAATAGTGACTCGACTCCGTTCGAGACGGCTCATGGCAAGCCGTTTTTCGAATATGCAGGGGTTGAATCTAGGTTTAACCATTTATTTAATGAAGCCATGGCTAGTGATGCCCGATTGGTCATGAGTGTGTTGATTAAAAATGGTAAGGGAGTTTTTGAAGGATTGAACTCATTAGTGGACGTTGGAGGCGGCACTGGAACCGTCGCTAAAGCTATTGCTCACGCATTTCCTGAAATAGCCTGCATTGTTTTCGATCTGCCCCATGTAATTGAAGGATGTGAAGGGAGCAAGAACCTGAGCTATGTCGCCGGAGATATGTTTAAGTCCATTCCTTCTGCCGATGCAATTTTACTAAAG TGGATATTACATGACTGGAGCGACGAAGATTGTATCAAAATATTGAAGAAATGTAAAGAAGCAATTCCAAGTAAGGAGAATGGAGGAAGGCTAATCATCATTGACATGGTATTGATGGATCATAACCTACAGAAAGGAGACCACAAGTCATACGAGCTGACCCAACTTTCCATCGACATGCTCATGATGGCTGTCGCTTCCGGAAAAGAAAGAAGTCAAGAAGATTGGGCAAAACTCTTCTCTGATGCCGGCTTTAGCGACTATAAGATAATTCCTATATTGGGGTTGCGATCTATTATTGAGGTTTATCCTTAA
- the LOC132632316 gene encoding uncharacterized protein LOC132632316 isoform X1 translates to MKRMELLESNQQRLNVKTSKKHDENNRCLDVLLSQIESERRLDTVASERSRAALAIGNSPSERGDSSVGGNYRATLSPTLGSLRRRLGLTLDWLAWSAYEVQTHSLVIHQFRTPPSAVWSAPIISEPTFWYISSFVAYVYI, encoded by the exons ATGAAAAGAATGGAGTTGTTAGAATCAAATCAGCAACGGTTGAATGTTAAAACCTCGAAGAAACACGATGAAAACAATCGTTGTCTTGATGTTTTGTTGAGCCAAATAGAGTCTGAAAGGAGGTTAGATACAGTAGCCTCAGAGAGATCTCGTGCAGCTTTAGCTATTGGAAACTCTCCCAGCGAAAGAGGAGATTCATCTGTGGGTGGAAACTACAGAGCAACTCTCTCACCG accttggggagcctgaggcgtagattgggattaactttagattggctagcttggagtgcgtacgag gtacagacgcacagtttggtgatccaccagtttaggacacccccttctgctgtttggagtgctcctatcatttcggagcctacattttggtatatatcctcgttcgttgcatatgtatatatttga
- the LOC132632316 gene encoding uncharacterized protein LOC132632316 isoform X2, translating to MKRMELLESNQQRLNVKTSKKHDENNRCLDVLLSQIESERRLDTVASERSRAALAIGNSPSERGDSSVGGNYRATLSPVTPVPFTTGRDLGEPEA from the exons ATGAAAAGAATGGAGTTGTTAGAATCAAATCAGCAACGGTTGAATGTTAAAACCTCGAAGAAACACGATGAAAACAATCGTTGTCTTGATGTTTTGTTGAGCCAAATAGAGTCTGAAAGGAGGTTAGATACAGTAGCCTCAGAGAGATCTCGTGCAGCTTTAGCTATTGGAAACTCTCCCAGCGAAAGAGGAGATTCATCTGTGGGTGGAAACTACAGAGCAACTCTCTCACCGGTAACCCCTGTTCCTTTCACTACTGGTAGAG accttggggagcctgaggcgtag
- the LOC132632317 gene encoding uncharacterized protein LOC132632317, giving the protein MDTEDQILWLMSLYWCRKRLRLKNVQRNKDLTSSLSGQSYTLELLSGSSRQCLELMRMSRDAYVRLCQNFRHNGWLTDSKYVSVEEKIAIFLSIIGHNERFVVIKRRFQHSSQMIHKYFHEVLEAMMKFAKEMISSTTFDPNLDIPGAHKRLRKIFKGAIGALDGTLVHAIVPANQQIIYRGRGKGKCYQNVLGICDFNMGFTYVYAGWEGVAHDARVLTEIISNPENGFPFPPSNKYYLCDAAYPNTRGFLAPYRNVRYWLGDYQRRRAINKEEKFNHAHAQLRNVIERAYGVLKARFPILDKMPPYSIDVQRDVVVACFAIHNLSGRSV; this is encoded by the exons ATGGACACTGAAGATCAGATATTATGGTTGATGAGCTTATATTGGTGTAGAAAACGTCTTAGACTCAAGAATGTTCAAAGAAATAAAGATTTAACATCATCTTTATCTGGACAAAGTTACACATTGGAATTATTGTCTGGCTCTAGTCGACAATGTTTAGAGTTGATGCGCATGTCTCGTGATGCATATGTGCGGTTGTGTCAAAATTTTAGACATAATGGATGGCTCACAGATAGTAAATATGTATCTGTAGAAGAAAAGATAGCAATATTTTTATCCATTATAGGGCATAATGAGCGTTTTGTGGTTATCAAGAGGAGATTCCAACATTCTTCGCAAATGATTCACAAATATTTTCACGAGGTTCTTGAAGCAATGATGAAGTTTGCAAAAGAGATGATATCATCTACAACATTCGATCCAAATCTGGATATTCCCGGTGCTCATAAAAGGCTACGTAAAATTTTTAAG GGAGCAATCGGTGCACTTGACGGGACATTAGTACATGCCATTGTTCCCGCTAATCAACAAATTATTTACAGAGGAAGAGGAAAGGGTAAATGTTATCAGAATGTATTAGGTATATGTGATTTTAACATGGGCTTCACTTATGTTTACGCTGGATGGGAAGGAGTAGCACATGATGCACGAGTTCTTACAGAGATTATATCTAATCCAGAAAATGGCTTTCCATTTCCTCCTTCTA ATAAGTACTATCTATGTGATGCAGCATATCCAAACACTCGAGGATTTCTAGCACCATACCGTAATGTTCGATATTGGTTAGGAGATTATCAGCGTAGGAGGGCCATAAATAAGGAGGAAAAGTTTAATCATGCTCATGCACAACTCAGAAATGTTATTGAACGTGCTTATGGAGTTCTAAAAGCAAGATTTCCGATATTGGATAAGATGCCTCCATATTCTATTGATGTCCAGAGAGATGTTGTTGTTGCATGTTTTGCAATTCATAATTTATCAGGAAGGAGCGTATAA